TAAGGATTCCAGGGGAGATATTCCGGAGCAGCAGGAAACTCTAGAGCAACAGGAAACTCTAGAGCAGCAGAAAACTCCAGCTTCCGAACTGGATATTGAACTGGGTCCTGCAGTTTCCGATCAAAAGCTGCAGATAGAAGAATTCGGGATTCCTGATCATGTTCCAGAAAAGGTTTCTGAGGAGGATCTTCCGGACTGGAACATCTCGGACAGGATCATTGATGGTCTGGAGATAAAGCCGGATAAATTCCAATCTCCTGCAGAAAATATTAACGGCTCTTCTCCTCAGTTACTGGAGTTATGCGAAGCTTCCGGGACTGAAGAATCCGAACCGGGTTCAAACAACCACCTCTCCGAATCAGAATCCTCCACAAAAGCGATGTTTGACCCAAAAAGGCAGGAAACCATCCGTGTCAGGACCTCCAATCTGGATAATATAATGAATCTTGTGGGTGAGCTCGTCATAAACAAAGGGCGCCTGCTCCAGATATCCCAGCAGTACAACCTGCCTGAACTTGGGGAGGCAACCGGGACTCTGGACAAATCGATTTCGAGCCTTCAGGATGAGGTAATGAGAATAAGGATGGTAAAAATTGAGAGGGTCTTCAGCAAGTTTCCGCGTATGGTAAGAGACCTGAGCAGGAAATTCAACAAAAATATCGAGTTTGAAATTGAAGGTCAGGATACGGAACTTGACAGGACTATTCTGGATGATATCAGTGATCCTCTGGTTCACCTTGTAAGAAACTCGGTTGACCACGGTATTGAACTCCCTGAAGAGCGTTCAAAAGCCGGAAAAAGTGAAGTCGGGCAAATAAAGCTCTCTGCAAGAAGAGAGAAAAACAACGTAATCATCGAGATAGAAGACGACGGCAGAGGCATAGATGTTGAAGTAATAAAGAAGAAGGCTGTTGAGAAAGGACTATTGTCTTCATTTGATGTGGAGAGCCTGAGCGAAGAAGAAGTCAGGATGCTGATCTTTGCTCCGGGGTTTTCAACAAAGGACGTCCCGACAGAGATCTCAGGCAGGGGCGTGGGTATGGACGCAGTAAAAACTGCTGTTGAAAAACTTGGTGGAAAGGTCAGGATATATTCAAAGAAAGGGGAATTTACAAAAATCAGAATTGACCTGCCTCCAACAGTTGCTATAATCAAATCCCTGCTTGTAGATGTCGGTCCCGAGACCTATGCTATTCCTATCTCCAATGTTGTGAAAGCTTTGAGCGTCGGCAGCAGTGATTATAAACTCATTAAAGAAACCCCCCTGCTCTATATCAGGGATAAATTGATACCGATTCTCGAATTGAAAGAATTCTTCGATATCGAATGCGAAAAACCCGACCGGCAGATTGCCATAATCGTTGAAAAAGAAAACGAGGAAGTTGGCCTGATAGTTGATTCTATCATTGACCAGCAGGAAATTGTCATTAAACCACTCGGAAATGTTTTATCGAACTCAAAAGGATTCATCGGTGCCACCATACTGGGAGATGGGCGTGTGATACCGATTATAGATGTTTCAATGCTTATAAAAGGTGATATTGATGACTGATCTGGATAAGCTTGGTGAAGAGGAAATGGATGTTTTGAAGGAACTCGGCAATATCGGAACCGGACACGCTGCAACATCTCTTTCCAAGCTGCTTAATAAAGATGTCTATCTTTCAGTGCCAAAAGTTAAGGTGGGGGAAATAAAAAACCTCTCCCGTGAATTCATTGGCGAAGTTGTTGCCGGAGTGATTATAGCACTTCAGGACCTCGAAGAAAAGAAATCCGGATATCTGTACATCATGTTTCCGGAAAAGTCTGCAAGAAAAATTGCAGGCGATCTTTTCGGAATGGATGAGCTTGATGAAGAGATGTATGCGTCCACGATCATGGAGGTCGGGAATATACTTTCTTCGTCCTTCTGTGATGCGTCAGCTGATTTTATGAACATCATATTACTCCCTTCCCCTCCAAGTTTTGCAGTCGATGTCCCCACTGCAGTCATCGATTCTGTAGTTTCACAGATGGCAAAGAACACCAACCATATTATCCTGTTTGAGACCTCTTTAAGCTCTGATTCGGATATAGAGATTTATCTGGCCCTGCTCCCTGAACCCTGCCTGCTTGATGATATGATGAAGATAATGGGACGATTATGAGCAGCGTCTTCCTGTTCATTTCGAATGAAAGCGGAAAAGCGATTTTCCTGATCAGCGGGGACGTACTGGTAAAGTCCTTCTGCTCACTTTCGGATACATGCCCATTTCAGGATTCCTGCCGGTCGTGTTCCCTGCTTAATGCTGCAAAAAATTATCTTGCAGGCACTGCGCCAGACTCAAGAATTAAAACCCTGGACGGGGAACTGTCCGCCGGCATAGGGGAATATAAAATCGGAAAAAACGTGCTTTTAAAAGTCATGGGCCTCGGCTCATGCATCGGCGTTATTCTTTCCGATGTTTCTACTGGGATATGCGGGATAGCACATGTACTGCTTCCGGGAGCTTCGGATAGAGGCGAGACCAAGTATGCTGAAACAGCGATAGAAAAAATGGTTGAAGATATGGTTAAAATGGGGGCAAGAAGGAGCAGGATTACTGCAAAATTTGCAGGCGGGGCTCAAGTTTTCAAGCACATGAGCCTTGATATTCTCAAAATAGGCGACAGGAACGCAATCTCTGTTGAAGAAACTCTTATAAAAAAGAATATCCCGATTCTGGCAAAAGATGTCGGAGGGGAAGTTGGCAGGAACGTTATTTTTAATCCTGCGGACGGGAGCATGATTGTTAAATATACTGCTAAAGGGGAAGTACTGTGGTTGTAAATATTGATGACGACTTCAATTTTCTTGTGCGAAAGATTTCAAAATCTTCCGGTATTGTCCTGACCGGGTACAGGGACAGTTATCTCAGAAGAAGAATTGACCTGAGGATGAAAGCTGCAGGAGTGGACAACTATACGTCTTATAGCGGTCTACTGGAAAGGGATAAGCACGAGATGAAAGAAGTCATAAATACGCTTACAGTAAACGTTACTGAGTTTATGCGGGACAGAACTCCGTTTCTTTTTTTCCGGGAAGAGATCCTGCCGAATATAATGGAAAGAAAAAAGCAGTGTAAAAGCAATATTGTCAGGTTCTGGAGTGCAGCTTGCTCTTACGGGGAAGAGCCTTATTCGATTGCTATCTGTTCAAAAGAGGTCCTGCCTGAAGAATGGACCGTGTCAATTTATGCAACTGATATTGATGAAAAATGCCTGAAAGGTGCTTCACAGGGAACATACAGTAAAGAACAATTAAAAAACCTTGACCCCTCCCTTGTAATTAAGTATTTTGAGCCCTCGGGGGAAAACTTCAAAGTAAGAGATATCAGCAAACTGTCAATAAGGTTCCAGAAGCATGACCTGACAGGCGAACCTCCGATATCAAGGCATTTTGATGCAGTTTTCTGCAGAAATGTTATGATATATTTTAATGAAAACCAGAAAATAAAAATGTTGAAAGATTTCTATAATTCTCTTTCGGATGGCGGCTACCTTATTATTGGCAAATCCGAAACCCTACCCGTTGAAATTAGAGAGCTGTTTGCCCATGTAAGCGTGAAAGAAAAGATTTTCAAAAAGGTTTAAATGACGTCCAGGCCTGACTGCCCATTTACATTTCCCACAAGGTAGACATTCTTATTTCACAGGAAGATTTCTAAGAATGATTTTCTTCCTGTGAATCTGTAATTATTTCTGTTATTTTTTATTTGCTTTGCTTACATACTTCTGTTCATTGTTATGAAAACCCGTCTGTAATATTCAGTTTAATATATATTATAATATGTAAGTATATGTATTATAATATATTATCAGCTACAACAATCTTTATTTTATATTCTCAAATCGTCGGGCAGAATGGAGATGATATAATAAAATATTATCATTCTTTTCTTAATTATGTAATTATTTTCTATATGTCACGGCATTAACGATAAAAAATGATCATGCGCCTTTAAATTATCATAAAAGAGAAATTAATTAATTTAATGACCAGTTTTTTAATAATACATTCTAATTTTAGTTATAAAGATTTTCTTTAATTAATTTATTATGTATATTTTTATTACTGCGTGGATAAATCGCTTTTGCAAATAAAGTTATATTTATTTTCACTTTTTGTTTTTTCTAAAAATGGTGATGAGCAGGCTTATCTGTCTTTCATATTTTTCACTATCTTATTCTCCAATATAACTTTCTTCTTCATTTAAAGTATCTTAATACACTCCGGTGCGTCAATAATTTTTATATAAAGTAAACTCTATAACAGCCGAAACATTTATAATATTACTTGATATTCTATTTACTGTTATAATAATTACACCATAAAGGTGATTTATTATGTGGAATCGATTTATAAAAAATGATAAAGGGTTTACCGGGCTTGAAGCTGCAATAGTGCTGATAGCCTTTGTAGTCGTAGCAGCAGTTTTTAGCTACGTCATGTTGGGAGCGGGGTTCTATACAACCCAGAAAAGCCAGGAAGTCGTGCACACCGGTGTAGCGCAGGCAAGCAGTAGCCTTGCACCTTCCGGGGATATAATTGTATTAGGAGGAACTGATGTCGTTGCTGAGCCTGACGTTCCGGCTATAGATTCGATAACATTCTATATAACCAACACAGCAGGTGGATCAGCTGTAGATCTTGATAAAACGATAATTACCTATACAGATCTCGATGACTTTGCAACACAAGCACACTTAGAGACTGCGGGAGTTGAGGACGGAGCATGGACTTATGAAGGAATAATTGAGACCACAACTGGTGCGTCGAACCTAGTTGAAAAGGGTGAAAAATATAAGATTGAACTCAGTCTTCTCCAAACTGGTGATACTGGTGTACCTGATAATCCTCTTGGTCTCACTTCAAAGCCTGTAGTAAAC
This window of the Methanosarcina mazei S-6 genome carries:
- a CDS encoding chemotaxis protein CheC, which codes for MTDLDKLGEEEMDVLKELGNIGTGHAATSLSKLLNKDVYLSVPKVKVGEIKNLSREFIGEVVAGVIIALQDLEEKKSGYLYIMFPEKSARKIAGDLFGMDELDEEMYASTIMEVGNILSSSFCDASADFMNIILLPSPPSFAVDVPTAVIDSVVSQMAKNTNHIILFETSLSSDSDIEIYLALLPEPCLLDDMMKIMGRL
- a CDS encoding chemotaxis protein CheD, giving the protein MSSVFLFISNESGKAIFLISGDVLVKSFCSLSDTCPFQDSCRSCSLLNAAKNYLAGTAPDSRIKTLDGELSAGIGEYKIGKNVLLKVMGLGSCIGVILSDVSTGICGIAHVLLPGASDRGETKYAETAIEKMVEDMVKMGARRSRITAKFAGGAQVFKHMSLDILKIGDRNAISVEETLIKKNIPILAKDVGGEVGRNVIFNPADGSMIVKYTAKGEVLWL
- a CDS encoding CheR family methyltransferase, with translation MVVNIDDDFNFLVRKISKSSGIVLTGYRDSYLRRRIDLRMKAAGVDNYTSYSGLLERDKHEMKEVINTLTVNVTEFMRDRTPFLFFREEILPNIMERKKQCKSNIVRFWSAACSYGEEPYSIAICSKEVLPEEWTVSIYATDIDEKCLKGASQGTYSKEQLKNLDPSLVIKYFEPSGENFKVRDISKLSIRFQKHDLTGEPPISRHFDAVFCRNVMIYFNENQKIKMLKDFYNSLSDGGYLIIGKSETLPVEIRELFAHVSVKEKIFKKV
- a CDS encoding archaellin/type IV pilin N-terminal domain-containing protein, coding for MWNRFIKNDKGFTGLEAAIVLIAFVVVAAVFSYVMLGAGFYTTQKSQEVVHTGVAQASSSLAPSGDIIVLGGTDVVAEPDVPAIDSITFYITNTAGGSAVDLDKTIITYTDLDDFATQAHLETAGVEDGAWTYEGIIETTTGASNLVEKGEKYKIELSLLQTGDTGVPDNPLGLTSKPVVNEKVKIEVKPPEGAVLILERTMPPSITAGQYYTVY
- a CDS encoding chemotaxis protein CheA produces the protein MESDMAAYKSDFLQEVYECLDIFNQSFVDLENGDTAAIDEIFRITHTIKGMAGFLGYASLEHLCHTMEEVLCGIKNGDIEIDGELVDILLSTVDRITDIVKQIENADNDNVKIDDLVEAFENYDKIKNGEHESLCPLSADNSVPSPAIESSQNSEKNISPSPEYQKDKAENRGTCSTDGCNLMNRGTCSTDECNLVLDVTLVKDCAMKGLRASLIIESLKDISKLAKTEPDENDMENGFDGCFKVFLSGDSSKVEELMDRISEIEQFNISEIKPLNGASDKEIKRNNSISEKSQPDVISTTILPSETLSVPSDTTSVSEVNSRNSLHSYIYGLIARMHRILDGIGKSVNCFKKTESAGVLLKKKCKDSRGDIPEQQETLEQQETLEQQKTPASELDIELGPAVSDQKLQIEEFGIPDHVPEKVSEEDLPDWNISDRIIDGLEIKPDKFQSPAENINGSSPQLLELCEASGTEESEPGSNNHLSESESSTKAMFDPKRQETIRVRTSNLDNIMNLVGELVINKGRLLQISQQYNLPELGEATGTLDKSISSLQDEVMRIRMVKIERVFSKFPRMVRDLSRKFNKNIEFEIEGQDTELDRTILDDISDPLVHLVRNSVDHGIELPEERSKAGKSEVGQIKLSARREKNNVIIEIEDDGRGIDVEVIKKKAVEKGLLSSFDVESLSEEEVRMLIFAPGFSTKDVPTEISGRGVGMDAVKTAVEKLGGKVRIYSKKGEFTKIRIDLPPTVAIIKSLLVDVGPETYAIPISNVVKALSVGSSDYKLIKETPLLYIRDKLIPILELKEFFDIECEKPDRQIAIIVEKENEEVGLIVDSIIDQQEIVIKPLGNVLSNSKGFIGATILGDGRVIPIIDVSMLIKGDIDD